In a genomic window of Athene noctua chromosome 24, bAthNoc1.hap1.1, whole genome shotgun sequence:
- the KCNQ4 gene encoding potassium voltage-gated channel subfamily KQT member 4 isoform X5 encodes MAGAAAAAGGGDGGERRAAALTAVRTEGAGPPGGTPPPAGTPPSGDTPPPRRRGLLAGSRPGAASRPAGPPRCCRRRLQNCLYNVLERPRGWAFVYHVFIFLLVFSCLVLSVFSTIQEHQKLANQCLFILEFVMIVVFGMEYIIRVWAAGCCCRYRGWRGRFRFARKPFCVIDFIVFIASVAVIAAGTQGNIFATSALRSMRFLQILRMVRMDRRGGTWKLLGSVVYAHSKELITAWYIGFLVLIFASFLVYLAEKDANAQFTTYADSLWWGTAFPCSAPGQVTLTTIGYGDKTPQTWLGRMLAAGFALLGISFFALPAGILGSGFALKVQEQHRQKHFEKRRTPAANLIQAAWRLYSTDDSRVYLTATWCYYDSLLPSFSPIFSGKRRLLRTWGTWRRSNKMGIKDRIRLSSSQRQGSRGRQHLGPPLHRSPSTEDIPEASSPTKVQKSWSFNDRTRFRASLRLKPRIPVEAECPPEDSGEEKSSHCDLTFEDIMPAVKTLIRAVRILKFLVAKRKFKETLRPYDVKDVIEQYSAGHLDMLGRIKSLQMRVDQIVGRGALAADKKVREKGEKAALETELVDELSMMGRVVKVERQVQSIEHKLDLLLGLYSQCLRKGSINSFSLAAVQVPPCEPDITSDYHSPVDHEDISVSAQTLNISRSASANMD; translated from the exons atggccggggcggcggcggcggcgggggggggggacggcggggagcggcgggcggcggcgctgacAGCGGTGCGCACCGAGGGTGCGGGGCCGCCCGGCGGGACCCCCCCACCCGCCGGGACCCCCCCATCCGgcgacacccccccaccccgccgtcGGGGGCTGCTGGCGGGAtcgcgccccggggccgcctcccgccccgccgggcccccgcggtgctgccgccgccgcctccaaaACTGCCTCTACAACGTGCTGGAGCGGCCCCGCGGTTGGGCCTTCGTCTACCACGTCTTCAT ATTCCTCCTCGTCTTCAGCTGCCTGGTGCTGTCGGTCTTCTCCACCATCCAGGAGCACCAGAAATTGGCCAACCagtgcctcttcatcctg GAGTTCGTCATGATCGTGGTGTTCGGCATGGAGTACATCATCCGCGTCTGGGCCGCCGGGTGCTGCTGCCGCTACCGGGGCTGGAGGGGACGGTTCCGCTTTGCCAGGAAACCCTTCTGCGTTATAG ATTTCATCGTCTTCATCGCCTCGGTGGCCGTCATCGCCGCCGGCACCCAGGGCAACATCTTCGCCACATCGGCGCTGCGCAGCATGCGCTTCCTGCAGATCCTGCGCATGGTGCGCATGGACCGGCGCGGCGGCACCTGGAAGCTGCTGGGCTCCGTCGTCTACGCCCACAGCAAG GAGCTCATCACCGCCTGGTACATCGGCTTCCTGGTGCTCATCTTCGCCTCCTTCCTCGTCTACCTGGCTGAGAAGGATGCGAACGCCCAGTTCACCACCTACGCCGACTCGCTATGGTGGGGCACG GCctttccctgctctgcccccGGGCAGGTCACCCTCACCACCATCGGCTACGGGGACAAGACACCGCAGACGTGGCTGGGACGGATGCTGGCGGCTGGCTTCGCCCTGCTCGGCATCTCCTTCTTCGCACTGCCTGCC GGGATCCTGGGCTCCGGCTTCGCCCTCAAAGTGCAGGAGCAGCATCGGCAGAAGCACTTTGAGAAGAGGCGAACTCCAGCGGCGAATCTCATCCAG GCTGCCTGGCGCCTGTACTCGACGGACGACAGCCGGGTGTACCTGACAGCCACGTGGTGTTACTACGAcagcctcctgccctccttcAG CCCGATCTTTAGTGGTAAGAGGAGGCTCTTGCGGACGTGGGGCACGTGGAGACGGAG CAACAAGATGGGCATCAAGGACCGCATCCGGCTGAGCAGCTCGCAGCGGCAGGGCAGCCGGGGCAGGCAGCACCTGGGGCCCCCCCTGCACCGCTCCCCCAGCACCGAGGACATCCCCGaggcctccagccccaccaaggTGCAGAAGAGCTGGAGCTTCAACGACCGGACCCGCTTCCGCGCATCCCTGAGGCTCAAGCCACGGATCCCCGTTGAGG CCGAGTGCCCGCCAGAGGACAGCGGGGAGGAGAAGAGCTCCCACTGCGACCTGACCTTCGAGGACATCATGCCAGCAGTGAAGACCCTCATCCGGGCTGTCAG GATCCTGAAGTTCCTGGTGGCCAAAAGGAAGTTCAAGGAGACCTTGCGTCCCTACGACGTCAAGGACGTCATCGAGCAGTACTCAGCCGGCCACCTGGACATGTTGGGCAGGATCAAGAGCCTGCAGATGCG cgTGGACCAGATCGTGGGCAGGGGGGCCCTGGCTGCGGACAAGAAAGTGcgggagaagggggagaaggcGGCGCTGGAGACGGAGCTGGTGGACGAGCTCAGCATGATGGGGCGCGTGGTCAAAGTGGAGAGGCAG GTGCAGTCCATCGAGCAcaagctggacctgctgctcGGCCTCTACTCCCAGTGCCTCCGCAAGGGCTCCATCAACTCCTTCAGCCTGGCCGCCGTGCAGGTGCCCCCCTGCGAGCCCGACATCACCTCCGACTACCACAGCCCCGTGGACCACGAGGACATCTCGGTCTCTGCCCAGACCCTGAACATCTCCAGGTCGGCCAGTGCCAACATGGACTGA
- the KCNQ4 gene encoding potassium voltage-gated channel subfamily KQT member 4 isoform X4, with translation MAGAAAAAGGGDGGERRAAALTAVRTEGAGPPGGTPPPAGTPPSGDTPPPRRRGLLAGSRPGAASRPAGPPRCCRRRLQNCLYNVLERPRGWAFVYHVFIFLLVFSCLVLSVFSTIQEHQKLANQCLFILEFVMIVVFGMEYIIRVWAAGCCCRYRGWRGRFRFARKPFCVIDFIVFIASVAVIAAGTQGNIFATSALRSMRFLQILRMVRMDRRGGTWKLLGSVVYAHSKELITAWYIGFLVLIFASFLVYLAEKDANAQFTTYADSLWWGTVTLTTIGYGDKTPQTWLGRMLAAGFALLGISFFALPAGILGSGFALKVQEQHRQKHFEKRRTPAANLIQAAWRLYSTDDSRVYLTATWCYYDSLLPSFRELVLMFEHLHRVRNGGLRNSEVKKLPDGAPPPYHSFTPGQKSTSPAACPGDSNKMGIKDRIRLSSSQRQGSRGRQHLGPPLHRSPSTEDIPEASSPTKVQKSWSFNDRTRFRASLRLKPRIPVEAECPPEDSGEEKSSHCDLTFEDIMPAVKTLIRAVRILKFLVAKRKFKETLRPYDVKDVIEQYSAGHLDMLGRIKSLQMRVDQIVGRGALAADKKVREKGEKAALETELVDELSMMGRVVKVERQVQSIEHKLDLLLGLYSQCLRKGSINSFSLAAVQVPPCEPDITSDYHSPVDHEDISVSAQTLNISRSASANMD, from the exons atggccggggcggcggcggcggcgggggggggggacggcggggagcggcgggcggcggcgctgacAGCGGTGCGCACCGAGGGTGCGGGGCCGCCCGGCGGGACCCCCCCACCCGCCGGGACCCCCCCATCCGgcgacacccccccaccccgccgtcGGGGGCTGCTGGCGGGAtcgcgccccggggccgcctcccgccccgccgggcccccgcggtgctgccgccgccgcctccaaaACTGCCTCTACAACGTGCTGGAGCGGCCCCGCGGTTGGGCCTTCGTCTACCACGTCTTCAT ATTCCTCCTCGTCTTCAGCTGCCTGGTGCTGTCGGTCTTCTCCACCATCCAGGAGCACCAGAAATTGGCCAACCagtgcctcttcatcctg GAGTTCGTCATGATCGTGGTGTTCGGCATGGAGTACATCATCCGCGTCTGGGCCGCCGGGTGCTGCTGCCGCTACCGGGGCTGGAGGGGACGGTTCCGCTTTGCCAGGAAACCCTTCTGCGTTATAG ATTTCATCGTCTTCATCGCCTCGGTGGCCGTCATCGCCGCCGGCACCCAGGGCAACATCTTCGCCACATCGGCGCTGCGCAGCATGCGCTTCCTGCAGATCCTGCGCATGGTGCGCATGGACCGGCGCGGCGGCACCTGGAAGCTGCTGGGCTCCGTCGTCTACGCCCACAGCAAG GAGCTCATCACCGCCTGGTACATCGGCTTCCTGGTGCTCATCTTCGCCTCCTTCCTCGTCTACCTGGCTGAGAAGGATGCGAACGCCCAGTTCACCACCTACGCCGACTCGCTATGGTGGGGCACG GTCACCCTCACCACCATCGGCTACGGGGACAAGACACCGCAGACGTGGCTGGGACGGATGCTGGCGGCTGGCTTCGCCCTGCTCGGCATCTCCTTCTTCGCACTGCCTGCC GGGATCCTGGGCTCCGGCTTCGCCCTCAAAGTGCAGGAGCAGCATCGGCAGAAGCACTTTGAGAAGAGGCGAACTCCAGCGGCGAATCTCATCCAG GCTGCCTGGCGCCTGTACTCGACGGACGACAGCCGGGTGTACCTGACAGCCACGTGGTGTTACTACGAcagcctcctgccctccttcAG AGAGCTGGTCCTAATGTTTGAACATTTGCACCGAGTCCGCAACGGAGGACTTAGGAATTCAGAGGTGAAAAAATTGCCCGACGGAGCCCCACCGCCTTACCACTCCTTCACCCCTGGCCAGAAAAGCACCAGCCCCGCCGCTTGTCCAGGGGACAG CAACAAGATGGGCATCAAGGACCGCATCCGGCTGAGCAGCTCGCAGCGGCAGGGCAGCCGGGGCAGGCAGCACCTGGGGCCCCCCCTGCACCGCTCCCCCAGCACCGAGGACATCCCCGaggcctccagccccaccaaggTGCAGAAGAGCTGGAGCTTCAACGACCGGACCCGCTTCCGCGCATCCCTGAGGCTCAAGCCACGGATCCCCGTTGAGG CCGAGTGCCCGCCAGAGGACAGCGGGGAGGAGAAGAGCTCCCACTGCGACCTGACCTTCGAGGACATCATGCCAGCAGTGAAGACCCTCATCCGGGCTGTCAG GATCCTGAAGTTCCTGGTGGCCAAAAGGAAGTTCAAGGAGACCTTGCGTCCCTACGACGTCAAGGACGTCATCGAGCAGTACTCAGCCGGCCACCTGGACATGTTGGGCAGGATCAAGAGCCTGCAGATGCG cgTGGACCAGATCGTGGGCAGGGGGGCCCTGGCTGCGGACAAGAAAGTGcgggagaagggggagaaggcGGCGCTGGAGACGGAGCTGGTGGACGAGCTCAGCATGATGGGGCGCGTGGTCAAAGTGGAGAGGCAG GTGCAGTCCATCGAGCAcaagctggacctgctgctcGGCCTCTACTCCCAGTGCCTCCGCAAGGGCTCCATCAACTCCTTCAGCCTGGCCGCCGTGCAGGTGCCCCCCTGCGAGCCCGACATCACCTCCGACTACCACAGCCCCGTGGACCACGAGGACATCTCGGTCTCTGCCCAGACCCTGAACATCTCCAGGTCGGCCAGTGCCAACATGGACTGA
- the KCNQ4 gene encoding potassium voltage-gated channel subfamily KQT member 4 isoform X2, with product MAGAAAAAGGGDGGERRAAALTAVRTEGAGPPGGTPPPAGTPPSGDTPPPRRRGLLAGSRPGAASRPAGPPRCCRRRLQNCLYNVLERPRGWAFVYHVFIFLLVFSCLVLSVFSTIQEHQKLANQCLFILEFVMIVVFGMEYIIRVWAAGCCCRYRGWRGRFRFARKPFCVIDFIVFIASVAVIAAGTQGNIFATSALRSMRFLQILRMVRMDRRGGTWKLLGSVVYAHSKELITAWYIGFLVLIFASFLVYLAEKDANAQFTTYADSLWWGTVTLTTIGYGDKTPQTWLGRMLAAGFALLGISFFALPAGILGSGFALKVQEQHRQKHFEKRRTPAANLIQAAWRLYSTDDSRVYLTATWCYYDSLLPSFRELVLMFEHLHRVRNGGLRNSEVKKLPDGAPPPYHSFTPGQKSTSPAACPGDSWKEEDVQPHKCLRLSNKMGIKDRIRLSSSQRQGSRGRQHLGPPLHRSPSTEDIPEASSPTKVQKSWSFNDRTRFRASLRLKPRIPVEAECPPEDSGEEKSSHCDLTFEDIMPAVKTLIRAVRILKFLVAKRKFKETLRPYDVKDVIEQYSAGHLDMLGRIKSLQMRVDQIVGRGALAADKKVREKGEKAALETELVDELSMMGRVVKVERQVQSIEHKLDLLLGLYSQCLRKGSINSFSLAAVQVPPCEPDITSDYHSPVDHEDISVSAQTLNISRSASANMD from the exons atggccggggcggcggcggcggcgggggggggggacggcggggagcggcgggcggcggcgctgacAGCGGTGCGCACCGAGGGTGCGGGGCCGCCCGGCGGGACCCCCCCACCCGCCGGGACCCCCCCATCCGgcgacacccccccaccccgccgtcGGGGGCTGCTGGCGGGAtcgcgccccggggccgcctcccgccccgccgggcccccgcggtgctgccgccgccgcctccaaaACTGCCTCTACAACGTGCTGGAGCGGCCCCGCGGTTGGGCCTTCGTCTACCACGTCTTCAT ATTCCTCCTCGTCTTCAGCTGCCTGGTGCTGTCGGTCTTCTCCACCATCCAGGAGCACCAGAAATTGGCCAACCagtgcctcttcatcctg GAGTTCGTCATGATCGTGGTGTTCGGCATGGAGTACATCATCCGCGTCTGGGCCGCCGGGTGCTGCTGCCGCTACCGGGGCTGGAGGGGACGGTTCCGCTTTGCCAGGAAACCCTTCTGCGTTATAG ATTTCATCGTCTTCATCGCCTCGGTGGCCGTCATCGCCGCCGGCACCCAGGGCAACATCTTCGCCACATCGGCGCTGCGCAGCATGCGCTTCCTGCAGATCCTGCGCATGGTGCGCATGGACCGGCGCGGCGGCACCTGGAAGCTGCTGGGCTCCGTCGTCTACGCCCACAGCAAG GAGCTCATCACCGCCTGGTACATCGGCTTCCTGGTGCTCATCTTCGCCTCCTTCCTCGTCTACCTGGCTGAGAAGGATGCGAACGCCCAGTTCACCACCTACGCCGACTCGCTATGGTGGGGCACG GTCACCCTCACCACCATCGGCTACGGGGACAAGACACCGCAGACGTGGCTGGGACGGATGCTGGCGGCTGGCTTCGCCCTGCTCGGCATCTCCTTCTTCGCACTGCCTGCC GGGATCCTGGGCTCCGGCTTCGCCCTCAAAGTGCAGGAGCAGCATCGGCAGAAGCACTTTGAGAAGAGGCGAACTCCAGCGGCGAATCTCATCCAG GCTGCCTGGCGCCTGTACTCGACGGACGACAGCCGGGTGTACCTGACAGCCACGTGGTGTTACTACGAcagcctcctgccctccttcAG AGAGCTGGTCCTAATGTTTGAACATTTGCACCGAGTCCGCAACGGAGGACTTAGGAATTCAGAGGTGAAAAAATTGCCCGACGGAGCCCCACCGCCTTACCACTCCTTCACCCCTGGCCAGAAAAGCACCAGCCCCGCCGCTTGTCCAGGGGACAG CTGGAAGGAGGAGGACGTGCAGCCCCACAAGTGCTTACGCCTCAG CAACAAGATGGGCATCAAGGACCGCATCCGGCTGAGCAGCTCGCAGCGGCAGGGCAGCCGGGGCAGGCAGCACCTGGGGCCCCCCCTGCACCGCTCCCCCAGCACCGAGGACATCCCCGaggcctccagccccaccaaggTGCAGAAGAGCTGGAGCTTCAACGACCGGACCCGCTTCCGCGCATCCCTGAGGCTCAAGCCACGGATCCCCGTTGAGG CCGAGTGCCCGCCAGAGGACAGCGGGGAGGAGAAGAGCTCCCACTGCGACCTGACCTTCGAGGACATCATGCCAGCAGTGAAGACCCTCATCCGGGCTGTCAG GATCCTGAAGTTCCTGGTGGCCAAAAGGAAGTTCAAGGAGACCTTGCGTCCCTACGACGTCAAGGACGTCATCGAGCAGTACTCAGCCGGCCACCTGGACATGTTGGGCAGGATCAAGAGCCTGCAGATGCG cgTGGACCAGATCGTGGGCAGGGGGGCCCTGGCTGCGGACAAGAAAGTGcgggagaagggggagaaggcGGCGCTGGAGACGGAGCTGGTGGACGAGCTCAGCATGATGGGGCGCGTGGTCAAAGTGGAGAGGCAG GTGCAGTCCATCGAGCAcaagctggacctgctgctcGGCCTCTACTCCCAGTGCCTCCGCAAGGGCTCCATCAACTCCTTCAGCCTGGCCGCCGTGCAGGTGCCCCCCTGCGAGCCCGACATCACCTCCGACTACCACAGCCCCGTGGACCACGAGGACATCTCGGTCTCTGCCCAGACCCTGAACATCTCCAGGTCGGCCAGTGCCAACATGGACTGA
- the KCNQ4 gene encoding potassium voltage-gated channel subfamily KQT member 4 isoform X6, which yields MAGAAAAAGGGDGGERRAAALTAVRTEGAGPPGGTPPPAGTPPSGDTPPPRRRGLLAGSRPGAASRPAGPPRCCRRRLQNCLYNVLERPRGWAFVYHVFIFLLVFSCLVLSVFSTIQEHQKLANQCLFILEFVMIVVFGMEYIIRVWAAGCCCRYRGWRGRFRFARKPFCVIDFIVFIASVAVIAAGTQGNIFATSALRSMRFLQILRMVRMDRRGGTWKLLGSVVYAHSKELITAWYIGFLVLIFASFLVYLAEKDANAQFTTYADSLWWGTAFPCSAPGQVTLTTIGYGDKTPQTWLGRMLAAGFALLGISFFALPAGILGSGFALKVQEQHRQKHFEKRRTPAANLIQAAWRLYSTDDSRVYLTATWCYYDSLLPSFSWKEEDVQPHKCLRLSNKMGIKDRIRLSSSQRQGSRGRQHLGPPLHRSPSTEDIPEASSPTKVQKSWSFNDRTRFRASLRLKPRIPVEAECPPEDSGEEKSSHCDLTFEDIMPAVKTLIRAVRILKFLVAKRKFKETLRPYDVKDVIEQYSAGHLDMLGRIKSLQMRVDQIVGRGALAADKKVREKGEKAALETELVDELSMMGRVVKVERQVQSIEHKLDLLLGLYSQCLRKGSINSFSLAAVQVPPCEPDITSDYHSPVDHEDISVSAQTLNISRSASANMD from the exons atggccggggcggcggcggcggcgggggggggggacggcggggagcggcgggcggcggcgctgacAGCGGTGCGCACCGAGGGTGCGGGGCCGCCCGGCGGGACCCCCCCACCCGCCGGGACCCCCCCATCCGgcgacacccccccaccccgccgtcGGGGGCTGCTGGCGGGAtcgcgccccggggccgcctcccgccccgccgggcccccgcggtgctgccgccgccgcctccaaaACTGCCTCTACAACGTGCTGGAGCGGCCCCGCGGTTGGGCCTTCGTCTACCACGTCTTCAT ATTCCTCCTCGTCTTCAGCTGCCTGGTGCTGTCGGTCTTCTCCACCATCCAGGAGCACCAGAAATTGGCCAACCagtgcctcttcatcctg GAGTTCGTCATGATCGTGGTGTTCGGCATGGAGTACATCATCCGCGTCTGGGCCGCCGGGTGCTGCTGCCGCTACCGGGGCTGGAGGGGACGGTTCCGCTTTGCCAGGAAACCCTTCTGCGTTATAG ATTTCATCGTCTTCATCGCCTCGGTGGCCGTCATCGCCGCCGGCACCCAGGGCAACATCTTCGCCACATCGGCGCTGCGCAGCATGCGCTTCCTGCAGATCCTGCGCATGGTGCGCATGGACCGGCGCGGCGGCACCTGGAAGCTGCTGGGCTCCGTCGTCTACGCCCACAGCAAG GAGCTCATCACCGCCTGGTACATCGGCTTCCTGGTGCTCATCTTCGCCTCCTTCCTCGTCTACCTGGCTGAGAAGGATGCGAACGCCCAGTTCACCACCTACGCCGACTCGCTATGGTGGGGCACG GCctttccctgctctgcccccGGGCAGGTCACCCTCACCACCATCGGCTACGGGGACAAGACACCGCAGACGTGGCTGGGACGGATGCTGGCGGCTGGCTTCGCCCTGCTCGGCATCTCCTTCTTCGCACTGCCTGCC GGGATCCTGGGCTCCGGCTTCGCCCTCAAAGTGCAGGAGCAGCATCGGCAGAAGCACTTTGAGAAGAGGCGAACTCCAGCGGCGAATCTCATCCAG GCTGCCTGGCGCCTGTACTCGACGGACGACAGCCGGGTGTACCTGACAGCCACGTGGTGTTACTACGAcagcctcctgccctccttcAG CTGGAAGGAGGAGGACGTGCAGCCCCACAAGTGCTTACGCCTCAG CAACAAGATGGGCATCAAGGACCGCATCCGGCTGAGCAGCTCGCAGCGGCAGGGCAGCCGGGGCAGGCAGCACCTGGGGCCCCCCCTGCACCGCTCCCCCAGCACCGAGGACATCCCCGaggcctccagccccaccaaggTGCAGAAGAGCTGGAGCTTCAACGACCGGACCCGCTTCCGCGCATCCCTGAGGCTCAAGCCACGGATCCCCGTTGAGG CCGAGTGCCCGCCAGAGGACAGCGGGGAGGAGAAGAGCTCCCACTGCGACCTGACCTTCGAGGACATCATGCCAGCAGTGAAGACCCTCATCCGGGCTGTCAG GATCCTGAAGTTCCTGGTGGCCAAAAGGAAGTTCAAGGAGACCTTGCGTCCCTACGACGTCAAGGACGTCATCGAGCAGTACTCAGCCGGCCACCTGGACATGTTGGGCAGGATCAAGAGCCTGCAGATGCG cgTGGACCAGATCGTGGGCAGGGGGGCCCTGGCTGCGGACAAGAAAGTGcgggagaagggggagaaggcGGCGCTGGAGACGGAGCTGGTGGACGAGCTCAGCATGATGGGGCGCGTGGTCAAAGTGGAGAGGCAG GTGCAGTCCATCGAGCAcaagctggacctgctgctcGGCCTCTACTCCCAGTGCCTCCGCAAGGGCTCCATCAACTCCTTCAGCCTGGCCGCCGTGCAGGTGCCCCCCTGCGAGCCCGACATCACCTCCGACTACCACAGCCCCGTGGACCACGAGGACATCTCGGTCTCTGCCCAGACCCTGAACATCTCCAGGTCGGCCAGTGCCAACATGGACTGA
- the KCNQ4 gene encoding potassium voltage-gated channel subfamily KQT member 4 isoform X1 has product MAGAAAAAGGGDGGERRAAALTAVRTEGAGPPGGTPPPAGTPPSGDTPPPRRRGLLAGSRPGAASRPAGPPRCCRRRLQNCLYNVLERPRGWAFVYHVFIFLLVFSCLVLSVFSTIQEHQKLANQCLFILEFVMIVVFGMEYIIRVWAAGCCCRYRGWRGRFRFARKPFCVIDFIVFIASVAVIAAGTQGNIFATSALRSMRFLQILRMVRMDRRGGTWKLLGSVVYAHSKELITAWYIGFLVLIFASFLVYLAEKDANAQFTTYADSLWWGTAFPCSAPGQVTLTTIGYGDKTPQTWLGRMLAAGFALLGISFFALPAGILGSGFALKVQEQHRQKHFEKRRTPAANLIQAAWRLYSTDDSRVYLTATWCYYDSLLPSFRELVLMFEHLHRVRNGGLRNSEVKKLPDGAPPPYHSFTPGQKSTSPAACPGDSWKEEDVQPHKCLRLSNKMGIKDRIRLSSSQRQGSRGRQHLGPPLHRSPSTEDIPEASSPTKVQKSWSFNDRTRFRASLRLKPRIPVEAECPPEDSGEEKSSHCDLTFEDIMPAVKTLIRAVRILKFLVAKRKFKETLRPYDVKDVIEQYSAGHLDMLGRIKSLQMRVDQIVGRGALAADKKVREKGEKAALETELVDELSMMGRVVKVERQVQSIEHKLDLLLGLYSQCLRKGSINSFSLAAVQVPPCEPDITSDYHSPVDHEDISVSAQTLNISRSASANMD; this is encoded by the exons atggccggggcggcggcggcggcgggggggggggacggcggggagcggcgggcggcggcgctgacAGCGGTGCGCACCGAGGGTGCGGGGCCGCCCGGCGGGACCCCCCCACCCGCCGGGACCCCCCCATCCGgcgacacccccccaccccgccgtcGGGGGCTGCTGGCGGGAtcgcgccccggggccgcctcccgccccgccgggcccccgcggtgctgccgccgccgcctccaaaACTGCCTCTACAACGTGCTGGAGCGGCCCCGCGGTTGGGCCTTCGTCTACCACGTCTTCAT ATTCCTCCTCGTCTTCAGCTGCCTGGTGCTGTCGGTCTTCTCCACCATCCAGGAGCACCAGAAATTGGCCAACCagtgcctcttcatcctg GAGTTCGTCATGATCGTGGTGTTCGGCATGGAGTACATCATCCGCGTCTGGGCCGCCGGGTGCTGCTGCCGCTACCGGGGCTGGAGGGGACGGTTCCGCTTTGCCAGGAAACCCTTCTGCGTTATAG ATTTCATCGTCTTCATCGCCTCGGTGGCCGTCATCGCCGCCGGCACCCAGGGCAACATCTTCGCCACATCGGCGCTGCGCAGCATGCGCTTCCTGCAGATCCTGCGCATGGTGCGCATGGACCGGCGCGGCGGCACCTGGAAGCTGCTGGGCTCCGTCGTCTACGCCCACAGCAAG GAGCTCATCACCGCCTGGTACATCGGCTTCCTGGTGCTCATCTTCGCCTCCTTCCTCGTCTACCTGGCTGAGAAGGATGCGAACGCCCAGTTCACCACCTACGCCGACTCGCTATGGTGGGGCACG GCctttccctgctctgcccccGGGCAGGTCACCCTCACCACCATCGGCTACGGGGACAAGACACCGCAGACGTGGCTGGGACGGATGCTGGCGGCTGGCTTCGCCCTGCTCGGCATCTCCTTCTTCGCACTGCCTGCC GGGATCCTGGGCTCCGGCTTCGCCCTCAAAGTGCAGGAGCAGCATCGGCAGAAGCACTTTGAGAAGAGGCGAACTCCAGCGGCGAATCTCATCCAG GCTGCCTGGCGCCTGTACTCGACGGACGACAGCCGGGTGTACCTGACAGCCACGTGGTGTTACTACGAcagcctcctgccctccttcAG AGAGCTGGTCCTAATGTTTGAACATTTGCACCGAGTCCGCAACGGAGGACTTAGGAATTCAGAGGTGAAAAAATTGCCCGACGGAGCCCCACCGCCTTACCACTCCTTCACCCCTGGCCAGAAAAGCACCAGCCCCGCCGCTTGTCCAGGGGACAG CTGGAAGGAGGAGGACGTGCAGCCCCACAAGTGCTTACGCCTCAG CAACAAGATGGGCATCAAGGACCGCATCCGGCTGAGCAGCTCGCAGCGGCAGGGCAGCCGGGGCAGGCAGCACCTGGGGCCCCCCCTGCACCGCTCCCCCAGCACCGAGGACATCCCCGaggcctccagccccaccaaggTGCAGAAGAGCTGGAGCTTCAACGACCGGACCCGCTTCCGCGCATCCCTGAGGCTCAAGCCACGGATCCCCGTTGAGG CCGAGTGCCCGCCAGAGGACAGCGGGGAGGAGAAGAGCTCCCACTGCGACCTGACCTTCGAGGACATCATGCCAGCAGTGAAGACCCTCATCCGGGCTGTCAG GATCCTGAAGTTCCTGGTGGCCAAAAGGAAGTTCAAGGAGACCTTGCGTCCCTACGACGTCAAGGACGTCATCGAGCAGTACTCAGCCGGCCACCTGGACATGTTGGGCAGGATCAAGAGCCTGCAGATGCG cgTGGACCAGATCGTGGGCAGGGGGGCCCTGGCTGCGGACAAGAAAGTGcgggagaagggggagaaggcGGCGCTGGAGACGGAGCTGGTGGACGAGCTCAGCATGATGGGGCGCGTGGTCAAAGTGGAGAGGCAG GTGCAGTCCATCGAGCAcaagctggacctgctgctcGGCCTCTACTCCCAGTGCCTCCGCAAGGGCTCCATCAACTCCTTCAGCCTGGCCGCCGTGCAGGTGCCCCCCTGCGAGCCCGACATCACCTCCGACTACCACAGCCCCGTGGACCACGAGGACATCTCGGTCTCTGCCCAGACCCTGAACATCTCCAGGTCGGCCAGTGCCAACATGGACTGA